The genomic interval GGTTCTAGAAGATCTTGACGAAGATGAGGATGAAGATGAAGAAGATGATGATGAAGAAGATGATGATGACGAGGAAGAGGAAGAAGAAGAAGAAGAAGAAGAAGAATATATTGAAGAAGATATAGACGATAATGATTATATCGAAGATGATGTTCAAGAAGATAACGACGATAAAGAATACCCTGAAAATGATCCTCGCCGATTATAAAATTTTAAATTAAAAAAAATTGTAAAAATAAAAAACCGTCCCGTTTAAAAACGGGACGGTTTTTTTGAGTTTAAAAATTCAACTTAATCTCCAATAATTTTCAATACTGGAATATCGTCCATTTTTTCCAAACGCTCAGCCAATCCGGCTTTTGCTTCTTTAAGCTCCAACTCTGCTTTGTGCAATTCTTTCTGCCATTTTTCTTTTTGAGATGAATGCTCTAGTTTTCGAAGAATCTCATAAATTTCGCCCTCAGCTTCCATCACTTTTAATCTTTTATAATAAGTTAAACTTTCTGTCATATGTGCAAGTGCAATCATGGCGGTTAAAAAAGGATGATTATTGGTCACATTGACATCTTTTATTTTTCCATGTTCTAGTTCAACTTTTAAAGCAAAAGCAAATTCTTCCATATTAAACGCTTCATGTTTGCTTTTCGGATCCAAATAAGCCTTTATCGCATGCACATTATTCATGGTAGAAAGATCAACATCTGTGTGTTTTCTATCATTTAGATCCTTAAAAACTACATTTGCAATAGCTCTTGCCTCTGCATCTGTCGGATCATTTTTTGGATCCTCAAAATCTCGTATCGACCAATCCCAATTTTCAGGATGAACCGGTTTTATATATTTTTCGCAAAAATCTGTAACATCATTTTTCAAACTCACCATTGCATCGTCTCTTTTGACGTATACATCTTGATAAGCACCGCTTTTTGTTCCCATGACTATTATTATTTTAGATTGAAACCAGAAACGACACATCTCAAATAAATGTGTCGTTTTGTTTGCTTTTATTTATTGATATTTTTATTAAACTCTTGTTCTTCCGCTGATTAGAGAAATAACAAATAAGACTAAAAATATGAAGAATAAAATTTTTGCTATACTAGCGGCTCCAGCGGCAATTCCACCAAAACCAAATATTCCCGCCACTATGGCTAGAATAATAAATGTGACTGTCCAACGTAACATAATAATAGTTTTTTAGTTAATACTGATTTTTTGATTTTGTCTGTATGTGTTTTTAAGCTTTTGAAGAGAAGCTCGAACTCTTTTATGAACATTCTGATTCTAGATTAATTTCATAATTCTGAATCAGTTCTGAAAATGCTATTTCTGATTTTGTAAAATACTTTCTAGTGCTTCGGTTCTTTTTTGCCCTATCGAAATATTTCTCAATAGAACCGTCTTCATAAGTAGAAATCAAAAGCGGATGAACGTAATAATCTTTGCAAACTTTTCGAGTATTTCCAAGCGCTTCAGCAGTTAAATCGAAAGCATTTATAACGTTCTGTTTAATTTCTTTTTCAGTTGAAGCAATTCCCATTTCCATCAAACTTTCGAAGAAAATAATAGACGCCGCCCACGTTCTGAAATCTTTCGCACTAAAATATTCTCCAGATATATTATGAAGGTATTCATTTACCATATGGCTGTCTAATACCTTTTTTTCTCCGTTTTTATCGTAATATTTAAAAACTTCCCAACCTGGAATTTCTTCACATCGGCTAACTAATTTTATCAGTTTTTTATTTCGGGTAGTTATCGTATGCTGTTTGCCTTTTTTGCCGACAAATTCAAATCGAAGTGAATTTTTATTGATATTGATATGACGTTTTCTCAAAGTAGAAAGTCCGTACGATTTGTTGTCTTTAGCATATTTTTCATTTCCGATTCTAATGTGCGTTTCTTCCATCAACCGAATGACTAAAGCCGTTACCTTTTCCTTCGACCATTCTTTCTTCTCCAAATCAAGATCAACTTGTTTTCGAATCGATGGAAGTTTTGCACCAAATGCCGCTATTTTATAAAACTTAGTCTGATTTCGAATCAGATTCCATTTTGGATGATAGCGATATTGCTTTCTATTTTTTAAATCTGTTCCAACTGCTTGTAAATGACCGTTTGTTATCGATGTGATTCGAACGTTTTCCCAAGCCGGTGGAAGCACTAAACTATTAATGCGTTTAATTTCATGTTTGCTCTTTACATTTTTTCCGTTTTTTTTATAAACGAAATTTTCTCCTTCGCGACATCTTACAATCGTCAATTGATTATCATTTATATACTCCAGATCTAGTTTTTCTATTACTAAATGCGGTGTTTTTATCAATTGATTCATTAAAATTTCTTTTCTCGCAGCATTCATGATATTTAATTTTTTATCACACTATTAATTCATTTCAAATTTTAATTATTTCTTAGAGAGTCAATTAAACTCTTTTTATTCATATAAGATCTTCCTTGTATTCCGACTTTACTCGCTTGTTTTTGAAGTTCTTCTTTTGTCCATTCTTCATAAGGTTTGGCTTTTCCGCCTTTTTCACCTGCATCTGGCGTATTGGCAATACGAGCGGATTTTTCTTTGCTGTATCCTTTTTTCACCAACGCCTCATATTGCTTTTCATTCTTAATTCTTGGATCTGGCATAACTTTAATTTTTAAAGATTATTTCTAAAAATCTGATAAGTCAAAGTTCCTCAAAAAGTAAGGCGATTCTGTTATACAATTATGGTTTGAATTTTCAAATTTGTGGGATGGGAATTCTGAAAGTGGAAATGTAAAAGTTAATGGTTGATGGTTGATGGTTGATGGTTGATGGTTGATGGTTGATGGTTGATGCAAAAAAAAATCCCAACTCTATAGGGAGTTGGGATTTTTTTTTTAAATATTAAAAAGCACTAATTTCTTTAATCTAAATATTTAACATTTAATAAACCATTAGTAAATTCTACCTTGATAACATCTTTATTTTTATACTCATGAATTGACTTATATTTTGAACTAATTATATGATTGCTGATTTTATCCAATTCTTCTTTTTCATCGATAAAATTTTTGCCGTCATATAATTCATAAACTTTATTTTCTTTGTTTTCAATTATATTATATTCTACAACAGCTACTTCGTGAACAAATTTTGTATTAATGTAAAGCAAAAAGTTATCGATGTAAGTTTTAAAAAAATACGGAATCATAAATGCATATAGCATAATTACAAGCAAATTACCTATTCTTATTTTCTTCTTTAAAAAATAAATGAAATAAAAAACTATTATCACTAATAATAGAAGAGAAATTACGATTGAATATTTCCATGAATCTTCTTTAAATGCGTAAATGTCTGTTCTCAGATATTTACTTTTCGCAGATTTAAAATAAAATCCAAGCAAAATAAAAATGCCCAACAATACTATATTTACAATGGTAAACATTTGCGTTTTTTTCATAATAGTAATAAAATGATTTTGTAGCTTTTTTTAATGACAAAATTCTTTATTTGCAGGGTAATTATCTTCATTTGAAAACAATCTATTTCTGCCTTTTGTGTCTTGGATTAGATTAAATTAACTCCAACTCATATTAATTAAAACTCTGTTTCCGGTTATTTCGACTTTTCCTCCAGATGATTCCAAATCTTCTCTTGGATAAATGAGATAGATTTTGGTGTTTTTTATAGTTTTTGGAATATTATTTTTGAATCCTTTACTCTTTAGCATCCATTTTTTTATTTCCAATTCAGAACTTTCAAACTCAATTATAAATTGACGTGTAAAGATTGAGCCTCTTTTTTCCATATCAATAATCTCTGCATTTTCAGGAAGTTTTTCTAATTGTCCCCAACTCAAAGCACTTTTTATAGCATCTTCTCTTTGCCAAGGCATTACAAATGGCGAGAAAAAATTTATGTAAATGCAAAAAATTCCAAATAAGATAAATAAACAAATTGTTCTAGCTATTTTCATTGATATTCTACATGTTAGTTTTCTAAATTTAATTTTACTTGATAAATCATACATTCTTTATCAGAATTAAAAATATAAAAATCCTATAACAATCTTTTAAAATCCTGTAAAATTTTCTTACATCTTCTGAATAATTTTACATTATAACATTTAAACTATTAAAATCATGAAAAAGTTACTATTAGCCGGAAAAACCATTTTAGGAGCAGGACTACTTATATTATGCCTTCAATCTTGTAAAAATGAAACTAAACAAGAAGATCCAAAAGAAGTAGCAGAAGATGCAAATGAGGCAAAATTCGATTCTATTGACAGCAAAGAAGACGATTCTGAGTTCTTAGTAGATCAGGCTGAAGTAAATTTGGCAGAAATTGAAATTGGTAAACTGGCACAAACTAAAAGTACAAACGCTGAAGTGAAAAAATTTGGTAAAATGCTTGTTGATGAGCATACTAAATCGGCTTCTGAAGTTAGTGCATTAGCAAAAGCGAAAAACTTTACTCTTCCAACTTCTTTAACTGAAGACGGACAAGAGGAATACAATAAATTGAACGAAAAAACTGGTGTTGATTTCGATAAAAAATTCGCTGACTTAATGATTGACGGTCACGAAAAAGCAATCAAAAAACTAGAAAAAGCCGCTAAAGATGCCAACGATCAAGAAGTTAGAACTTGGGCAGCTAATAATATTGCAGGTTTAACGGCACATTTAGAACACGCTAAATTGCTGAAACAAAACCTAGACAAAAAGTAAAATAAATTTAATTGGTTATTATTTATTTTTAGAAGTAAAGATTCTGAGATTCTAAGGTTCTAAATGTAGCATCTAAGAACCTCAAATCTTTGCTAAAGACCCCTTCAAGAGTTGAATTGCTTGAGGGGGTTGTTTTTTTTGGGGACAAAGGTTCAGAGGCACAAAGGGACAAAGGTTTTTTTGAAAGCCTCTGAACCTTTGTCCCTTTGTTCCTTTGAACCTATACTTTTAAAGATCCTGAAATCATTTTCCCTTTAAAGAAAACTCCTTCTCTTTTTGGAAGACGTGCTACAGCTTCGGCAGAACAGCTTGCTTTTACTAGAATAAAGTCGGCATCGTTTCCTGGTAATGGCCAAGTTCGTGTTCCGGCATCATTTAATGGTAAAATTTCGTCTTTTGTTGCAATATGAAGTGCTCGGCTTAAACCAAATTCGTCAGTCCATCCGTAAAGTTGTGCGCATAATTTTGCTTTTTCTAGCATATCGCAAGTTCCAAAAGGCTGCCAGTGATCGACAATACTGTCTGTTCCTGTCATCAATTTTACTCCGTATTTTTTTAGCGTCGGAATTGGCATTATAGTTCTTCCAATCGGAATGGTCGAAATTACTCCAATTCCTAAATTGCCCATTTGTTCGGCAATTTTCTCCATATCTTTTGGTTCCATTCTTGCCAAAGCAAAACCATGACTTATATATGTTTTTCCTTGCAGTTCTTTATTTTCTTCTGTTCTTTTTATAATATATTCGATTGCAGCTTTTCCAGATGGCGGTGATTCATGCAAATGAATATCAATTCCTTTTTTATTGTCCAGAGCAATTTGAAACATCACATCGAGCGATTTTTCCATATTGCCATCAACATTTGTCGGATCTAAGCCTCCAATAAAATCAACTCCCATTTTAGCCGCTTCACGCAATAACGGTTCTGACTGCGAATACAAAATTCCGTGTTGCGGAAAAGCTACAATTTCCCATCCAAAACTATCTTTATTATTTTCTAATGCTGCCAAAAGATGTTCCAGACTTTTCAGTCCGCTTACGGGATCAATATTTGTTTGACATCTAGCAAAATAGCTTCCTTGACTTTGCATTAATTTAATCGCTTCTTCTGCTTTTCGCTGTGAATCGGGTAATAATTGCGGAATCAATTTTTGCTCCAGCGTAATCATATCTTTTACGGTATATCCTTTTCTAGGAGCTGCATTCCAAGTGCCACCATAAAATGTTTTATCGATATGAATGTGCATATCTCGCAAACCCGGAAGCATTAAAAGTCCTTTTGCATCTATGGTTTTTAGTTTTAAATCAGATTTTCCAGAAATGATACTTTTGATTTTACCATTAGCAATATGCAGATTGTATAAGTTTGTTTTTGTGGCTACAACTTCATTTTTTTCGTTGTATTCAAAACCATCTTCCAATCTTACATTGCTTAAAATATATTCTCCTGAAGTTTTATTTTCTTCCATAACCGGCAAAACTTGCGAAGCTGCATTTGCTCCAATTCCAGAAAACAACGCTGCGCCTGTTGCCGCTGCTCCTAATCCTAAAAACTTCTTTCTGCTTATGAGATTTTCTTCCATATCTTGATTTTTACATTTTATAATACGATTCAAATTTTATATTGAAAAGTATTATGCAAAATTCGTTTAGAAACCGAAAAATGAACGGTAATATTACGGATAAGGATGGTAAAATTTATAACTTTCTTTAAAATCGCCTGGTGTTTTGCCAACGTACTTTTTAAATACTTTAGTAAAATAAGTATTATCGTTAAACCCTAACTGATAAGCAATTTCCTTGATTGATAAGTCTGTACTAGTAAGCAGACGTTTTGCTTCGAGTATTGTTCTTTCTTTTATAACATCGCCAGCAGGAATTTTTAAATAGCGTTGCGAAAGAATATTGAGATAATTGGGTGTAATATTTAATTTATCGGCATAAAAATGTACCGAAGATTCTTCATTAAAATTATGATCAATCAAAAAATTAAACTGTTTAATAATCTTTTCTGGTTTTGAAGAAGAATCATGTTCTGGAAACTGAATTAAATAATCTTTCTGCAACAATTTTAATAATA from Flavobacterium sp. YJ01 carries:
- a CDS encoding DNA topoisomerase IB translates to MNAARKEILMNQLIKTPHLVIEKLDLEYINDNQLTIVRCREGENFVYKKNGKNVKSKHEIKRINSLVLPPAWENVRITSITNGHLQAVGTDLKNRKQYRYHPKWNLIRNQTKFYKIAAFGAKLPSIRKQVDLDLEKKEWSKEKVTALVIRLMEETHIRIGNEKYAKDNKSYGLSTLRKRHININKNSLRFEFVGKKGKQHTITTRNKKLIKLVSRCEEIPGWEVFKYYDKNGEKKVLDSHMVNEYLHNISGEYFSAKDFRTWAASIIFFESLMEMGIASTEKEIKQNVINAFDLTAEALGNTRKVCKDYYVHPLLISTYEDGSIEKYFDRAKKNRSTRKYFTKSEIAFSELIQNYEINLESECS
- a CDS encoding DUF1328 domain-containing protein, which codes for MLRWTVTFIILAIVAGIFGFGGIAAGAASIAKILFFIFLVLFVISLISGRTRV
- a CDS encoding DUF5661 family protein, producing MGTKSGAYQDVYVKRDDAMVSLKNDVTDFCEKYIKPVHPENWDWSIRDFEDPKNDPTDAEARAIANVVFKDLNDRKHTDVDLSTMNNVHAIKAYLDPKSKHEAFNMEEFAFALKVELEHGKIKDVNVTNNHPFLTAMIALAHMTESLTYYKRLKVMEAEGEIYEILRKLEHSSQKEKWQKELHKAELELKEAKAGLAERLEKMDDIPVLKIIGD
- a CDS encoding Rho termination factor, with the protein product MPDPRIKNEKQYEALVKKGYSKEKSARIANTPDAGEKGGKAKPYEEWTKEELQKQASKVGIQGRSYMNKKSLIDSLRNN
- a CDS encoding amidohydrolase, encoding MEENLISRKKFLGLGAAATGAALFSGIGANAASQVLPVMEENKTSGEYILSNVRLEDGFEYNEKNEVVATKTNLYNLHIANGKIKSIISGKSDLKLKTIDAKGLLMLPGLRDMHIHIDKTFYGGTWNAAPRKGYTVKDMITLEQKLIPQLLPDSQRKAEEAIKLMQSQGSYFARCQTNIDPVSGLKSLEHLLAALENNKDSFGWEIVAFPQHGILYSQSEPLLREAAKMGVDFIGGLDPTNVDGNMEKSLDVMFQIALDNKKGIDIHLHESPPSGKAAIEYIIKRTEENKELQGKTYISHGFALARMEPKDMEKIAEQMGNLGIGVISTIPIGRTIMPIPTLKKYGVKLMTGTDSIVDHWQPFGTCDMLEKAKLCAQLYGWTDEFGLSRALHIATKDEILPLNDAGTRTWPLPGNDADFILVKASCSAEAVARLPKREGVFFKGKMISGSLKV
- a CDS encoding DUF4142 domain-containing protein codes for the protein MKKLLLAGKTILGAGLLILCLQSCKNETKQEDPKEVAEDANEAKFDSIDSKEDDSEFLVDQAEVNLAEIEIGKLAQTKSTNAEVKKFGKMLVDEHTKSASEVSALAKAKNFTLPTSLTEDGQEEYNKLNEKTGVDFDKKFADLMIDGHEKAIKKLEKAAKDANDQEVRTWAANNIAGLTAHLEHAKLLKQNLDKK